The genomic window ttTGGAAACAACACAAATGATAGAATTTCACTTTTTCACTCGTCACTGAATCGAAAAATGTTTGCATTTGTTTGCCAAATTGTCACACTGACTGAAAGAAAAATTGAAACTGGGGATTTGACATTGGGATTTGATGACAGTTTGACAGCTGACGATTTTTAAGCTGACAGTCCAGCGATAAGTATTACCAGAtatgattataatgaaattcaGGGGTAAATCAAGGGTTTCTGAACCTTTAAATTCACTGAAGGTTTCGTAAGGGTTCCGTTATCTTAATGGATTACTTAGTCTCTATTAAAGTTTTGTTTCATTCATGTTTGCTCGTGAAAGAAAAGCTACATGGAAATACATTTTACGCAATTGAGTGTATTTTTACGAGTGTAAAATATACGTATGCGAGTTTAAACAGATCAAAGCATCATCTCGGAAACTATAATAACGAAAATAATGCGTGATTTAAgtgtcaataaaaaagtaaccAATAGTGATGTGACCCCATTCTAGGACTAAAAGGACCATAGTCATCACGTCTTTCATATTGGCCATTGACAACGAGTGTCAATGTCAAATAAACTGTTAACGTCAATCGGATACGTCACTTTATCGAAACTTAAATGTTTGTGATTATTTCAAAACAGAAAATGTACACGAAGTACAATTAAATAATGTGCATAAGGATACTGTACGGAAACATTAATAAGGTGAAGATATAATAGAACTGTACGAGTAGTCACGGATGAAGTATTTCTGCTGAGAAACTTAAACATGATTGCGTTTGTATTCCTTGCCGCTTTCTTCACATGTCTCATCGTAGCGTTTCTTCTTCGAGTATGTTACGTACTATACGACGTTTTCACGGGTAACTGTGAACTAACAAGGGAAAAATCCTTGCGTACAGTTTTATGTATAGGTTCAGGTGGTCATACAACAGAGTTATTGAGATTTGTGGGccgtttaaacaaaaataaatatcaaccAAGATTGTATATCTTAGCCGATAATGACGCCAGCAGTGAAGTCAAGATTCACGAAACAGAAAAGGGAAATGATAGTTACACCTTGAGCAGGATACCAAGAAGTCGTAATGTTCTGCAGTCTTATCTTTCATCAGTTTACAGCACTTTGTATGCAACTTGGTGCACATTACCTGTAATCTATAATTACCAACCAgatgttatattttgtaatggGCCTGGTACTTGCATTCCAGTTTGTGTAGTTGCTTTTGTATTGAGATGTTTGTTCATGTTAGATTGTCGCATAGTGTTTATAGAAAGTATATGCAGGGTTCGCACCCTTTCACTGACTGGAAAAATACTTCAGTTTTTTGCAGATATAGTTGTTGTACAGTGGCCTCAACTAAGAGATGTTTGTTTTAGAGCTAAATATTTTGGTAGACTaacataaattgtaaaatattattctcacacatttttttttatttatttaagatgtCATCTCACATGACAAAGCAATGTTATCTTTTTTGAAACTACTGGTGTAGCAATACTGATAATGAAGGGTTCTTTCACAATATCTAGATAGGCACTATCtataattttgattgaataGCAGATTAGAATTATGAGTTTCTACTGAATAACAAATAGAAGTCTTCAGACTTCCTTTAGTTTTGAGGAAGGAAAATTTGTTTTAGAAATATAAAGACATAATAACTTGAAAAAGTGTATAATTAATAGCTCTAGGGAGATCAGTacacaaatattttcagttaGTTTAAGATCACAAAgtgaacaacatttttttttatattatcagtttattatttatatggatTAATGACATTTCTTGTAATTAACTTTAACAACCTTTTCAACTGATAATATTCTCATTTGTTTAATCTCACCGCATTTCAAGAAGTACATTAGCCACAATATTCTTTCTGATAACAGAATACATTACcatcaaaacaaaaagaaaaatcccTGAAGCTATGCTAAACTAGTCTTATTGACATAAGAAGCAATTTTCAATAACAACTTATTATAAACTACAACTGTATATACCTCCTTCACAGTACATGTATTTCAATgtgttaaatacaataaaacaagtgATTTCATGTCATGTAGGCTAGATGTGTACCATTGTGCACAATTATCAAACATATTGCAATCAGTTTCATAGGCAATGATATTGCCTTTCAgtaatcttataaaaataacatcggATTCTATTAGTGTTAAGTCATTGTGTATACTATTCTtctatacctatatgtattttatcttaTTAAAGATTTGAGTCGtagattacattattttgtctttctttttaatcttttaaGTTCATTGACactgtttattttgttctattctatcttcataaaaaagGCAAAAGCGCAAAGGCAATTGCAAAGAGCACTTGCTAAAAAAGGCACATGACTTGTTCACCTGAGAACAATGTATAGGCCATGCAAGACCTTGAAAAGATCACTTCAGTTAAGTCTTTTAAGTACTTCTTAGCACAGATTTAAATAGCCCTGACCGAAATAAATGACCTTATTAAAAATTGTACACCGTTGACAACATGGAAGTCAAATATTTGTGTTCAGTAAATACTGCAAAATGCTTTGTTTACTTTACAAACTAGCAACTTTATTCAAGCATCATGTGAGTTACAGTTAATACATTAACATGTCCCATAGTATTTGGGTCATATTCTTGAACGATTGCTAGTCTGAAACATTAAGGGCATTTCAAAATTACTTGAAACTTGATAATACAAAGTGTCAAGTACAATGCAATGCCCACAATCTTTGGCAGTAATTTATACAAAGAAAACattcttttttatctaaaagatcagatcaaaattattttgatagtcTGAAAACATTACCAACATAAATGCATCAGTCTTCATATTATTCATGCAAAATGCAAAAATAGTGGAgccaataaaatatgaacaacTTTCTCCCTAGCTCTTTACACTGGTGTAAGCTCCTTACTTGATCTTTATAGAATCAgcattttaaggaaaataaattgcatttttgGATTAGACACACCTTACAGAGCAGAAAGAACTGGCACAATACGTGCCTTGTCACACTAGAATAACCACATCAATGGGCAACTGCCATGCTATGATGAAATAATACTATGTATTCAGCAATAAACCTTATATGCCACAAAAATAACACATGcacaaaacttaatttaaaattcccTTTCTACACTTTCTTGTCATAGAAGCAtagatatttgttttaattttgccaCATAAAAGGTTTAATGCTTTTGCATACAAACAGATCTAAAACCATCTTCTGCTAGACAAAAAGATCAGCTCATAGCAAATGGCAGTTAACACATCACAAGTTCATAAGTTTATCTTAAGCTAGTTATTAAATTACAGATACCCTTTACATTGAGATATATATAACAATATTGCtaacaaatcaatattttagGCACGTCCGAGAATACTATATTAATAGTAAGTGACTATcatctaaaaatataagtacaaaAGGAAGAATTAAGTTTTTCTTACATAGCTAAGTTATAAACAAGTATTCATAAGTAGTATTCGCATGTTTCAGGGTTTACTATTGTCTAAGTTGCTGCTAGATGTTTGATTGCTAGTTTC from Helicoverpa armigera isolate CAAS_96S chromosome 2, ASM3070526v1, whole genome shotgun sequence includes these protein-coding regions:
- the LOC110377267 gene encoding UDP-N-acetylglucosamine transferase subunit ALG14 homolog, with protein sequence MIAFVFLAAFFTCLIVAFLLRVCYVLYDVFTGNCELTREKSLRTVLCIGSGGHTTELLRFVGRLNKNKYQPRLYILADNDASSEVKIHETEKGNDSYTLSRIPRSRNVLQSYLSSVYSTLYATWCTLPVIYNYQPDVIFCNGPGTCIPVCVVAFVLRCLFMLDCRIVFIESICRVRTLSLTGKILQFFADIVVVQWPQLRDVCFRAKYFGRLT